Proteins from one Mercurialis annua linkage group LG7, ddMerAnnu1.2, whole genome shotgun sequence genomic window:
- the LOC126655476 gene encoding helicase sen1-like isoform X1, translated as MGSRGRLLFDLNEPPAEDDEETDRVICLQPQKALPSVNPNTSELFAASLGPQNIKNNNAFSHASSVSGFQPFIRPKVTQGLETSPEQKRGGDRNPEFSPLTQSSNCEDKKAAPSFVFGSADPGAIEREEGEWSDAEGSTDALGGSSLYELGRASQNETRSELMESGASVMTTDNNSDSTKIIDNTRVEISGHASQVSVDGLIDQKSNSSRNSDGNINGDASTDGQEETALVPKAREVKGIEANHALKYANNVGKRKVDQHKEAMLGKKRARQTVLINIDEVKQAGAVKSLTPKRQPNTVRTVKEARTAPPPAEHLGEKHNHMTIKDQKSVDLSCNEGTTSVEACQPKTECNGDVNSGQSAKLKRLSESDFPAEGHLPPIPRQSSWKQPADLRQQKTSQFSNRRSTLMSQSSVDSKLGNKKQPSTKKPVAVSNTSYQDTSVERLIREVTNEKFWHHPEDSDLQCVPGRFESVEDYVRVFEPLLFEECRAQLYSTWEELTETNTHVMVRVKGIERRERGWYDVIVLPVNEYKWTFKEGDVAVLSTPRPGTVRSKRNNTSMNEDVESEVSGNVAGTVRRHISLDTRDPPGAILHFFVGDSYDPYSKADEDHILRKIQPRGTWYLTVLGSLATTQREYVALHAFCRLNSQMQTAILKPSPEHFPKYEQQTPAMPECFTQNFVDHLHRSFNGPQLAAIQWAAMHTAAGTSSGLTKRQDPWPFTLVQGPPGTGKTHTVWGMLNVIHLVQYQQYYTSLLKKLAPQSYKQSNESNSDNIAMGSIDEVLHNMDQNLFRSLSKLCPKPRMLVCAPSNAATDELLSRVLDRGFIDGEMKVYRPDVARVGVDSQTRAAQAVSVERRTEQLLVKSREEVSKWMQDLRGQEAYFSAHIADLQNKLSMAAVDGRSQGSVGVDPDVLIARDQNRDALLQSLAAAVESRDKVLVEISRLLILEARFRTGSTFNLEEARASLEASFANEAEIVFTTVSSSGRKLFSRLTHGFDMVVIDEAAQASEVGVLPPLALGAPRCVLVGDPQQLPATVISKAAGTLMYSRSLFERFQQAGCPTMLLSVQYRMHPQIRAFPSEYFYQGRLTDSESVVKLPDEVYYKDPLLRPYLLYDVTYGRESHRGGSVSYQNIPEAQFCLQLYEHLQKTLKSVGMGRISVGIITPYKLQLKCLQHEFSAVLKSEEGKDIYINTVDAFQGQERDVIIMSCVRASSHGVGFVADIRRMNVALTRARRALWVIGNANSLVKSDDWASLVADAKARNCYMNMDSLPKEFYVSKGIQGKSSFNPRASRLGGQRHRDMHMDSRAGTPSEDDDSSGAPAISRNGNYRPYKPPMDSSLDDFDQSGDKSRDAWQYGIQRKHSSSNIIGKRES; from the exons ATGGGTTCTCGAGGACGGCTACTATTTGATCTTAATGAACCCCCTGCTGAGGACGACGAGGAGACTGATCGTGTCATCTGCTTGCAGCCTCAGAAGGCACTTCCCTCAGTAAATCCAAACACTTCTGAATTGTTTGCAGCATCATTAGGTcctcaaaatataaaaaataacaatgcTTTCTCACATGCATCTTCTGTGTCGGGTTTTCAGCCTTTTATTCGGCCCAAAGTAACTCAGGGCCTTGAAACAAGTCCTGAACAGAAGAGAGGAGGGGACCGGAACCCTGAGTTTTCACCTTTAACACAATCAAGCAATTGTGAAGACAAGAAAGCAGCACCATCTTTTGTTTTTGGCTCTGCAGATCCCGGAGCTATAGAAAGGGAAGAAGGAGAGTGGTCTGACGCAGAAGGTTCTACCGATGCACTAGGAGGCAGTAGTCTCTACGAGCTGGGAAGAGCTTCTCAAAACGAGACGAGGTCTGAATTGATGGAATCTGGTGCTTCTGTTATGACTACTGATAACAATTCTGACAGCACCAAGATTATTGATAATACCAGAGTTGAAATCAGTGGGCATGCCTCACAAGTGTCAGTGGACGGTCTAATTGATCAGAAAAGTAACAGTAGCCGAAATTCAGATGGTAATATTAATGGTGATGCCTCCACAGATGGCCAGGAAGAAACTGCATTAGTTCCAAAAGCAAGAGAAGTTAAAGGTATCGAAGCAAATCATGCACTTAAGTATGCCAATAATGTAGGGAAGAGGAAAGTTGATCAACATAAAGAAGCAATGTTAGGAAAAAAGCGTGCCAGACAGACTGTCTTAATTAATATAGATGAAGTGAAGCAAGCGGGGGCTGTTAAATCTTTGACACCTAAGAGGCAGCCAAATACCGTCCGGACTGTAAAGGAAGCTCGCACGGCTCCTCCACCTGCTGAACATCTCGGCGAAAAGCATAATCATATGACAATCAAGGATCAAAAGTCAGTTGACCTATCATGTAATGAGGGGACGACTTCTGTAGAGGCTTGTCAACCTAAAACTGAATGTAACGGTGATGTAAATTCTGGACAATCAGCAAAGCTTAAGAGGCTAAGCGAATCAGATTTTCCTGCAGAAGGACACTTGCCACCTATTCCAAGGCAGAGTTCATGGAAGCAGCCTGCTGATTTGAGGCAGCAAAAAACTTCCCAATTCTCAAATAGGAGGTCAACTTTAATGAGCCAAAGCTCCGTAGATTCTAAGTTGGGGAACAAAAAACAACCTTCCACCAAGAAGCCAGTTGCTGTCAGTAATACTTCATATCAAGACACATCAGTTGAGCGTCTTATAAGGGAGGTGACAAATGAGAAGTTTTGGCATCATCCAG AGGATTCTGACCTCCAATGTGTTCCTGGACGGTTTGAGTCTGTTGAAGATTATGTCAGGGTGTTTGAGCCTTTGCTTTTTGAAGAATGCCGAGCTCAACTTTATAGTACATGGGAAGAGTTGACTGAAACAAATACCCATGTTATGGTTCGAGTGAAGGGCATTGAAAGACGTGAAAGAG GATGGTATGATGTAATAGTCTTGCCGGTAAACGAGTACAAATGGACATTCAAGGAGGGTGATGTTGCTGTTCTTTCAACCCCAAGGCCTGGAACAG TCAGATCAAAGAGGAATAATACCTCAATGAATGAAGATGTTGAATCCGAGGTCAGTGGAAATGTGGCTGGCACTGTCAGACGGCATATTTCTTTGGATACTCGTGATCCACCCGGGGCAATCCTCCATTTTTTTGTTGGGGACTCGTATGATCCTTACAG CAAGGCTGATGAAGATCATATTTTGAGGAAAATTCAGCCAAGAGGCACATGGTATTTGACTGTACTTGGTTCTCTGGCCACCACTCAGCGGGAGTACGTGGCATTGCATGCGTTTTGTCGACTCAATTCACAG ATGCAAACTGCAATTTTAAAGCCTAGTCCTGAACACTTTCCAAAATATGAGCAACAGACCCCTGCCATGCCTGAATGCTTCACACAGAATTTTGTTGACCATTTGCACAGGAGCTTCAACGGGCCACAGCTGGCTGCAATCCAATGGGCTGCAATGCATACAGCTGCTGGTACGAGCAGTGGTTTAACAAAGAGGCAAGATCCTTGGCCCTTCACTCTCGTTCAAGGGCCTCCAGGAACAGGCAAGACACACACTGTCTGGGGAATGCTAAATGTGATCCATTTGGTTCAGTATCAGCAATACTATACTTCTTTGCTGAAGAAACTAGCACCACAGAGTTACAAGCAATCTAATGAGAGCAATTCTGACAACATTGCAATGGGTTCCATTGATGAAGTTCTTCATAACATGGACCAGAATCTGTTCCGCTCTCTTTCAAAGCTCTGTCCGAAGCCAAGAATGTTAGTCTGTGCTCCTTCCAATGCTGCAACTGATGAGCTTCTATCACGTGTTCTCGATCGCGGCTTTATTGATGGTGAGATGAAAGTTTATCGGCCTGATGTGGCGAGGGTTGGGGTTGATTCACAAACTCGTGCTGCCCAAGCAGTTTCCGTTGAGAGGAGAACTGAACAACTGTTAGTCAAGAGCCGTGAGGAAGTGTCAAAATGGATGCAAGATTTAAGAGGTCAGGAAGCTTATTTCTCTGCACATATAGCTGATCTTCAAAACAAACTTTCTATGGCAGCTGTTGACGGTCGTTCCCAAGGATCTGTTGGTGTTGATCCTGATGTTCTTATTGCCCGGGACCAAAATCGAGATGCTCTGCTGCAAAGTCTAGCAGCAGCTGTTGAAAGCAGGGATAAAGTTTTAGTTGAGATTTCTCGTCTTCTCATTTTGGAAGCCAGGTTCCGGACTGGTAGCACTTTCAATCTGGAGGAAGCCCGTGCTAGTCTAGAGGCAAGTTTTGCAAATGAGGCTGAGATTGTCTTCACTACTGTCTCAAGCAGTGGTCGGAAGTTGTTTTCTCGGCTTACACATGGTTTTGATATGGTAGTTATCGATGAAGCTGCTCAAGCCAGCGAAGTAGGTGTTCTTCCTCCCCTAGCTCTTGGTGCTCCACGATGTGTTCTGGTGGGAGATCCTCAACAGCTTCCTGCAACAGTTATCAGCAAGGCAGCTGGGACCTTAATGTACAGTAGAAGTCTTTTCGAAAGGTTTCAACAAGCAGGATGTCCAACAATGTTGTTATCTGTGCAGTACAGGATGCATCCTCAAATTCGAGCTTTCCCTTCGGAGTATTTCTACCAAGGTCGTCTTACTGACAGTGAAAGTGTTGTTAAGTTACCTGATGAAGTGTACTATAAGGACCCTTTACTCAGACCATATCTACTCTATGATGTTACTTATGGACGAGAGTCCCACAGGGGGGGTTCTGTATCTTATCAGAACATTCCTGAAGCACAGTTTTGTCTTCAATTGTATGAGCATCTTCAGAAAACTCTGAAATCAGTGGGTATGGGGAGAATTTCTGTTGGCATAATTACACCATATAAGCTGCAATTGAAATGCCTTCAACATGAGTTTTCAGCAGTATTAAAGTCGGAAGAAGGGAAGGACATCTATATCAATACTGTGGATGCTTTTCAAGGGCAGGAACGTGATGTCATTATTATGTCTTGTGTACGTGCCTCAAGTCATGGTGTTGGCTTTGTTGCTGATATTCGACGAATGAATGTTGCTCTGACACGTGCTAGAAGGGCTTTATGG GTTATTGGAAATGCAAATTCTTTGGTGAAATCTGATGACTGGGCTTCTCTTGTTGCTGATGCCAAGGCAAGGAACTGCTATATGAACATGGACTCTCTACCGAAAGAGTTTTATGTCTCAAAAGGAATACAAGGTAAAAGTTCCTTCAATCCTAGGGCTTCCAGGCTAGGTGGGCAAAGGCACAGAGACATGCACATGGATTCTAGAGCTGGAACACCTTCAGAAGATGATGACAGTTCAGGCGCGCCTGCGATTTCTAGGAATGGGAACTACAGGCCGTATAAACCCCCAATGGACAGTTCATTAGATGATTTTGATCAATCAGGTGATAAATCAAGAGATGCCTGGCAATATGGCATTCAAAGGAAGCATAGTTCTTCCAATATCATTGGAAAGAGAGAGTCCTAG
- the LOC126655476 gene encoding helicase sen1-like isoform X2 has protein sequence MGSRGRLLFDLNEPPAEDDEETDRVICLQPQKALPSPFIRPKVTQGLETSPEQKRGGDRNPEFSPLTQSSNCEDKKAAPSFVFGSADPGAIEREEGEWSDAEGSTDALGGSSLYELGRASQNETRSELMESGASVMTTDNNSDSTKIIDNTRVEISGHASQVSVDGLIDQKSNSSRNSDGNINGDASTDGQEETALVPKAREVKGIEANHALKYANNVGKRKVDQHKEAMLGKKRARQTVLINIDEVKQAGAVKSLTPKRQPNTVRTVKEARTAPPPAEHLGEKHNHMTIKDQKSVDLSCNEGTTSVEACQPKTECNGDVNSGQSAKLKRLSESDFPAEGHLPPIPRQSSWKQPADLRQQKTSQFSNRRSTLMSQSSVDSKLGNKKQPSTKKPVAVSNTSYQDTSVERLIREVTNEKFWHHPEDSDLQCVPGRFESVEDYVRVFEPLLFEECRAQLYSTWEELTETNTHVMVRVKGIERRERGWYDVIVLPVNEYKWTFKEGDVAVLSTPRPGTVRSKRNNTSMNEDVESEVSGNVAGTVRRHISLDTRDPPGAILHFFVGDSYDPYSKADEDHILRKIQPRGTWYLTVLGSLATTQREYVALHAFCRLNSQMQTAILKPSPEHFPKYEQQTPAMPECFTQNFVDHLHRSFNGPQLAAIQWAAMHTAAGTSSGLTKRQDPWPFTLVQGPPGTGKTHTVWGMLNVIHLVQYQQYYTSLLKKLAPQSYKQSNESNSDNIAMGSIDEVLHNMDQNLFRSLSKLCPKPRMLVCAPSNAATDELLSRVLDRGFIDGEMKVYRPDVARVGVDSQTRAAQAVSVERRTEQLLVKSREEVSKWMQDLRGQEAYFSAHIADLQNKLSMAAVDGRSQGSVGVDPDVLIARDQNRDALLQSLAAAVESRDKVLVEISRLLILEARFRTGSTFNLEEARASLEASFANEAEIVFTTVSSSGRKLFSRLTHGFDMVVIDEAAQASEVGVLPPLALGAPRCVLVGDPQQLPATVISKAAGTLMYSRSLFERFQQAGCPTMLLSVQYRMHPQIRAFPSEYFYQGRLTDSESVVKLPDEVYYKDPLLRPYLLYDVTYGRESHRGGSVSYQNIPEAQFCLQLYEHLQKTLKSVGMGRISVGIITPYKLQLKCLQHEFSAVLKSEEGKDIYINTVDAFQGQERDVIIMSCVRASSHGVGFVADIRRMNVALTRARRALWVIGNANSLVKSDDWASLVADAKARNCYMNMDSLPKEFYVSKGIQGKSSFNPRASRLGGQRHRDMHMDSRAGTPSEDDDSSGAPAISRNGNYRPYKPPMDSSLDDFDQSGDKSRDAWQYGIQRKHSSSNIIGKRES, from the exons ATGGGTTCTCGAGGACGGCTACTATTTGATCTTAATGAACCCCCTGCTGAGGACGACGAGGAGACTGATCGTGTCATCTGCTTGCAGCCTCAGAAGGCACTTCCCTCA CCTTTTATTCGGCCCAAAGTAACTCAGGGCCTTGAAACAAGTCCTGAACAGAAGAGAGGAGGGGACCGGAACCCTGAGTTTTCACCTTTAACACAATCAAGCAATTGTGAAGACAAGAAAGCAGCACCATCTTTTGTTTTTGGCTCTGCAGATCCCGGAGCTATAGAAAGGGAAGAAGGAGAGTGGTCTGACGCAGAAGGTTCTACCGATGCACTAGGAGGCAGTAGTCTCTACGAGCTGGGAAGAGCTTCTCAAAACGAGACGAGGTCTGAATTGATGGAATCTGGTGCTTCTGTTATGACTACTGATAACAATTCTGACAGCACCAAGATTATTGATAATACCAGAGTTGAAATCAGTGGGCATGCCTCACAAGTGTCAGTGGACGGTCTAATTGATCAGAAAAGTAACAGTAGCCGAAATTCAGATGGTAATATTAATGGTGATGCCTCCACAGATGGCCAGGAAGAAACTGCATTAGTTCCAAAAGCAAGAGAAGTTAAAGGTATCGAAGCAAATCATGCACTTAAGTATGCCAATAATGTAGGGAAGAGGAAAGTTGATCAACATAAAGAAGCAATGTTAGGAAAAAAGCGTGCCAGACAGACTGTCTTAATTAATATAGATGAAGTGAAGCAAGCGGGGGCTGTTAAATCTTTGACACCTAAGAGGCAGCCAAATACCGTCCGGACTGTAAAGGAAGCTCGCACGGCTCCTCCACCTGCTGAACATCTCGGCGAAAAGCATAATCATATGACAATCAAGGATCAAAAGTCAGTTGACCTATCATGTAATGAGGGGACGACTTCTGTAGAGGCTTGTCAACCTAAAACTGAATGTAACGGTGATGTAAATTCTGGACAATCAGCAAAGCTTAAGAGGCTAAGCGAATCAGATTTTCCTGCAGAAGGACACTTGCCACCTATTCCAAGGCAGAGTTCATGGAAGCAGCCTGCTGATTTGAGGCAGCAAAAAACTTCCCAATTCTCAAATAGGAGGTCAACTTTAATGAGCCAAAGCTCCGTAGATTCTAAGTTGGGGAACAAAAAACAACCTTCCACCAAGAAGCCAGTTGCTGTCAGTAATACTTCATATCAAGACACATCAGTTGAGCGTCTTATAAGGGAGGTGACAAATGAGAAGTTTTGGCATCATCCAG AGGATTCTGACCTCCAATGTGTTCCTGGACGGTTTGAGTCTGTTGAAGATTATGTCAGGGTGTTTGAGCCTTTGCTTTTTGAAGAATGCCGAGCTCAACTTTATAGTACATGGGAAGAGTTGACTGAAACAAATACCCATGTTATGGTTCGAGTGAAGGGCATTGAAAGACGTGAAAGAG GATGGTATGATGTAATAGTCTTGCCGGTAAACGAGTACAAATGGACATTCAAGGAGGGTGATGTTGCTGTTCTTTCAACCCCAAGGCCTGGAACAG TCAGATCAAAGAGGAATAATACCTCAATGAATGAAGATGTTGAATCCGAGGTCAGTGGAAATGTGGCTGGCACTGTCAGACGGCATATTTCTTTGGATACTCGTGATCCACCCGGGGCAATCCTCCATTTTTTTGTTGGGGACTCGTATGATCCTTACAG CAAGGCTGATGAAGATCATATTTTGAGGAAAATTCAGCCAAGAGGCACATGGTATTTGACTGTACTTGGTTCTCTGGCCACCACTCAGCGGGAGTACGTGGCATTGCATGCGTTTTGTCGACTCAATTCACAG ATGCAAACTGCAATTTTAAAGCCTAGTCCTGAACACTTTCCAAAATATGAGCAACAGACCCCTGCCATGCCTGAATGCTTCACACAGAATTTTGTTGACCATTTGCACAGGAGCTTCAACGGGCCACAGCTGGCTGCAATCCAATGGGCTGCAATGCATACAGCTGCTGGTACGAGCAGTGGTTTAACAAAGAGGCAAGATCCTTGGCCCTTCACTCTCGTTCAAGGGCCTCCAGGAACAGGCAAGACACACACTGTCTGGGGAATGCTAAATGTGATCCATTTGGTTCAGTATCAGCAATACTATACTTCTTTGCTGAAGAAACTAGCACCACAGAGTTACAAGCAATCTAATGAGAGCAATTCTGACAACATTGCAATGGGTTCCATTGATGAAGTTCTTCATAACATGGACCAGAATCTGTTCCGCTCTCTTTCAAAGCTCTGTCCGAAGCCAAGAATGTTAGTCTGTGCTCCTTCCAATGCTGCAACTGATGAGCTTCTATCACGTGTTCTCGATCGCGGCTTTATTGATGGTGAGATGAAAGTTTATCGGCCTGATGTGGCGAGGGTTGGGGTTGATTCACAAACTCGTGCTGCCCAAGCAGTTTCCGTTGAGAGGAGAACTGAACAACTGTTAGTCAAGAGCCGTGAGGAAGTGTCAAAATGGATGCAAGATTTAAGAGGTCAGGAAGCTTATTTCTCTGCACATATAGCTGATCTTCAAAACAAACTTTCTATGGCAGCTGTTGACGGTCGTTCCCAAGGATCTGTTGGTGTTGATCCTGATGTTCTTATTGCCCGGGACCAAAATCGAGATGCTCTGCTGCAAAGTCTAGCAGCAGCTGTTGAAAGCAGGGATAAAGTTTTAGTTGAGATTTCTCGTCTTCTCATTTTGGAAGCCAGGTTCCGGACTGGTAGCACTTTCAATCTGGAGGAAGCCCGTGCTAGTCTAGAGGCAAGTTTTGCAAATGAGGCTGAGATTGTCTTCACTACTGTCTCAAGCAGTGGTCGGAAGTTGTTTTCTCGGCTTACACATGGTTTTGATATGGTAGTTATCGATGAAGCTGCTCAAGCCAGCGAAGTAGGTGTTCTTCCTCCCCTAGCTCTTGGTGCTCCACGATGTGTTCTGGTGGGAGATCCTCAACAGCTTCCTGCAACAGTTATCAGCAAGGCAGCTGGGACCTTAATGTACAGTAGAAGTCTTTTCGAAAGGTTTCAACAAGCAGGATGTCCAACAATGTTGTTATCTGTGCAGTACAGGATGCATCCTCAAATTCGAGCTTTCCCTTCGGAGTATTTCTACCAAGGTCGTCTTACTGACAGTGAAAGTGTTGTTAAGTTACCTGATGAAGTGTACTATAAGGACCCTTTACTCAGACCATATCTACTCTATGATGTTACTTATGGACGAGAGTCCCACAGGGGGGGTTCTGTATCTTATCAGAACATTCCTGAAGCACAGTTTTGTCTTCAATTGTATGAGCATCTTCAGAAAACTCTGAAATCAGTGGGTATGGGGAGAATTTCTGTTGGCATAATTACACCATATAAGCTGCAATTGAAATGCCTTCAACATGAGTTTTCAGCAGTATTAAAGTCGGAAGAAGGGAAGGACATCTATATCAATACTGTGGATGCTTTTCAAGGGCAGGAACGTGATGTCATTATTATGTCTTGTGTACGTGCCTCAAGTCATGGTGTTGGCTTTGTTGCTGATATTCGACGAATGAATGTTGCTCTGACACGTGCTAGAAGGGCTTTATGG GTTATTGGAAATGCAAATTCTTTGGTGAAATCTGATGACTGGGCTTCTCTTGTTGCTGATGCCAAGGCAAGGAACTGCTATATGAACATGGACTCTCTACCGAAAGAGTTTTATGTCTCAAAAGGAATACAAGGTAAAAGTTCCTTCAATCCTAGGGCTTCCAGGCTAGGTGGGCAAAGGCACAGAGACATGCACATGGATTCTAGAGCTGGAACACCTTCAGAAGATGATGACAGTTCAGGCGCGCCTGCGATTTCTAGGAATGGGAACTACAGGCCGTATAAACCCCCAATGGACAGTTCATTAGATGATTTTGATCAATCAGGTGATAAATCAAGAGATGCCTGGCAATATGGCATTCAAAGGAAGCATAGTTCTTCCAATATCATTGGAAAGAGAGAGTCCTAG